One Argentina anserina chromosome 6, drPotAnse1.1, whole genome shotgun sequence genomic window, GCTAAGCCTACTCCAAAACAAAGTCCAATGCCATTTTCTCCCAGGTACCACTTCATTCGTTGAGGTAATGGAAAATGATATCACTAAGTGATTGTATCACTAGTTGTGTGACTTGGGAGACAAGGGAAATTTTGTAAATGCTGGGGAGAATTGTATCTGTTTTGTGAACTACTGGTTGGTGTCAATATGTAAATGCAGGAGAGAATCGTATCTGTTTTGTTGAACTAGTGTCATCTTGAGAGAGGTGATAGAATACAGTTGATAAATGAGTCATCTATAGGGAATTACGATTTTTCGATTTGTTTATATTGCACTCGTTCCTGTCGGCTGCAGACAGTGATACTGGAATTTCTGGCATACTATTTCTGCGCTCGTTCATTTGTTAGACAAACGGGCTGATCCAGATTGTAAAGACTAATTAGGAAGCAGCTTTTCACGACTTTGAAGTTTCAATTCTACATCTTGAGTTCTTGACTAGCACTCGAAATGTTTATCACATTTTAAAATTGGTGTTCATACATGATTATCCACTTTTGGCATACATGATCTGCATAGTTATATATCCTTATCAGAAATCAATCACCAGCTAGTTCAGTCTCCTATTATTGTCTTGTAGTGCATTTTAGAGACTAACCTACCCAGAAGCCCTGTCCTATCAAACTTTCAGTATACATTAATCGCTTAGTGGATTTTAATCTATTAGTGCAGGCTACTTGATGCACTGGAGTGCTGCACGATCAAACAGTGTCCAAATCAAGCTCAACATGCCAAGTCAGGAAATCAGGAATAGATTTTTGGGCACGTATTTTGTCAATGCCATGATCTAGTAGCTTGTTTACGGATCAGACTAGATTTTGTTCATTCGTAAAGTATCAGGAcacgttttttttcttttctcttttttctttttgtttctaattACAAGAAACCTAGGGAAGAATCAAACTCTTAACACCTTATATCAGTTGTATGTTGGTGAGCATGTAGAAGTAAATAGATATAATAGTTCCtgctaaaatttatatttatatatttttcctttctttcaaTCTCGTGAAGTTTACAGTTGCATATATTTCTAGGCGCTATATATACTGAAATATCATGTAATCCTTGGCTCTCTTACACATTTTTAGCCCTCGTAAATAAAACATAAGAGCGTAACACTAGTGAGAGTATGATCAATATTGGATCATATAATAAGAGAAGATAAGGGCATAAGGCACACTTCTGTTGCAGTGGAACATTAATTAGATGGAGATAAATTTGAATATCATGTATAGACTCTAAGCCAAAGTCGCCCAAGCATGCATGGATGAATTAAATAAGGACCCACATAATCTTCTCTAAATCATACTCATGGTGACACTACAAATAATTTTATCATCTAGCATAAAAACAAGGCTGCCTAAAAACAATATTGCATGATAGGATCGATGATTTTGGAGCAAAAGTTAGACTAAGCTTTTTGTGCGCGAGTTCAAGTCCAAAAAGTTTTGGATTTAGACGTTTATTTTGCCAATCAAGAAATATCTTTCCCTTAAATATATTTGGTCGACGGTATGAATCAAACCTTTTATTATAAGCTGAATAGCTgatatgaatcatatgatAATGATgggtttttctttctcttttactAATTGAACAGTTGAACTGATTCGATCGATCAACCTAAATCTCTCTTCTTATCAACGATATCTTAATTTTTATCTTTCTTTCAATGGAAGTACTTTAGCGAAGTCATTAATAATTTGTAATGAGTGCAATTCTTGATCATTGTAGCAGAATATTGTCATATATAGCAGTTTCAAAAACCACCGACGAATATCGATTATGTATATAGCAGCCATGCATGACGATAGAAGTGACCTCAAGTCTCGCTTCTGTTGAGGGTAATGACTAATTAGGCTGCCCAGTTTTTCTCCATCCACCATTGTTCCTAGTTAAAAATTAAGGCTGATCACTCCGCTACTGGGTTCATCTAGAATCGAACTAAAGCTAACCATATTGGTGTTTCGCTTGTTACGTACTGTGAAGCGTTTACGGAGAGTGAAGAGACCATGCGAACTCCATTACAGGGTAAACCTACCTACTTGATCCTGGAAAACTGAAATGTCCTTACGATCCAGAAGAACTACTGGATTCTGTAATCTAAGATGTTGAAAAGCCATCGATCTGTTGTTTATCCCAAAGGACGTCTACCTTATGATATATAGATTAGACAacccaacatatatatatatataatcacaaCTCTAATATTTTTCAAAGGCAGGCCAAATTACAAGAGGATTATCATCACCATAGAGCCAAGCTAGGTACGTGCGTAAGATAATAAGCAAAGGACTACCGTATAACTAACTAATAGGTTCACAAAGACAAATTACAATAACTCTAGAATACTAGAACTACTATTGCGAAACGTACCTCAAACactcaaaaaagaagaaacaaaaatctCAAAGTGGAATCTCAAAAACTAAGACTACAACAGTGATAATTATCATGCTTAATTAGGACGTTGTTTTAGCTGGAGTTTTCAATTATAAATCTCTTGATAACTTGAAGTGCTTCGTTTGCCACTTCTGAGTATGGATAATTTGTAAGAAAGCCATGTTGTTGTCCATCAAATTCCACGTACTCGATCTTCTTTCCCAACTCTTTCAGTCTCCTCGAGTAGATCTCCACTCTATCTTTCAACATTTCATTGCCGCCTGCAATAGCCAAGATGGGATCAAGATCCACCTCCTTAAGGCTGGGGCTGTTTGGTCCAAATGGGTTCACCATCGGATGATCCCTGGTTTCTCCTTTCGGCATTGAGAGCCTCCAAAATCTGCACATACGTATATGGAGTAAGACAGCAGCTTAAAGTTCTAAATTAGTTTTTGGATCGGATAGGGTTTACCTTCTATGAAATCCTGGTTAATTATTCATCACATGGACTGggtttgttatttgttaatgGGATATGATGAGGCATACGGCGCGCACTATCGTAATCCTTTACTTAGGTCATACGCATAGTCTCATGTATTGGATTAAGCACTAATTATTAATTCGCAATAAGATATACCTACTTGCTATCTTAATGTTAATATAgcaagtaaaaataaaatgtttGATAGGTTTCAGATTTCTTTGATCATGATATAATCCTATTTAGAGATGTTTAATTAGATTATTGAAAATACATCGACGAGGGCAAATAGAAGCTTAATTAATATTGTCAGATAGGACACCCCCAACTTCAGTTTTGATGACTCATTCCAAATCCAAGAGGACACATAAGGCATAAACAAGATGACTGGTTATTTTCAAATCATCAACTTTAGAGTGATTTGACATCAAAAAGATGCAACTTTAGAGGTGCATCTTCTGGTTCCCCGACTTTCCCTATACATGTCTCTTGTACCAGCTAGTCACATTTCTCTATATTTAATTCCCACAAGGAAAGGACGAAGAATGCAAAATTCATGTGCACGAAATGAAGCTGCATTCCAAAGTCGAGATGATCGATCATGCATGTAGTGGAAATTTGTCCGTAGCTTAGACATTCCATTGCATATATATGCTCAGAAACATAACAACGCCCATTGATGCTTTATATATGCACATACGGTTTTAGTCAAATTTCAACAGATGAGATTCCTTTACTCCTTTTGAAATCGATCTGTTACACTTCTTCACAGAAAAAGAACGATGATACTTATTGTTTGATacttattttgtaattttaagTGATATTATTTGTTCTAATATACGACTGATGTGAAAATTAGCATGAATATTAACATGGCAATCCCGGACACAGCCAATGACACCACAACAAGTAAATATACCCACTTTCGAGTCCTTTATTTTTGTATAGAAGTTTAGAAAAATATGACTAGATTAACTAGAAAGATTTAATACAAATGTAACTTTCACCTTCAATCTTTCATGTGTTAATTAGTCCTCAACCGTGCATAAATTTCAATTACGTATAATTGGTTAGTACATACTTTTCATGCACATTAGGGTAGGCATTACCAAATTATTTAGTGCCTAATTTGTTGAGTGTTTAGCTTAAGATTTACCTGTCAAGTATCTCCAAATTCAAAAACATCTCAGGCGGACCCTCCTCCGACTTCGTCCTCCCCTCTCCGCCAAAAAATGGTGCCAAAAGTACATAACCCCGTACCCTCACCGGCGCCGCCTTGACTGACCCAGCTCCAAGCCGTACCGCCACGTGGTGAGCCATATTACCTCCTGAAGAGTCACCCACCACATAAACCCGGTCAAAGTCAACCAAACCACCACCCAGCCATGCATCACAATCATCACTACCACCCTCACTCATCAGAGCCTCCCTCTGCAGCCACTCCACCGCACTCATCGCGTCGTCCAACGCGGCCGGGAGCTTATGCTCGGGGGCGAGACGGTAGTCCGGCGCCACGACGAGCGCGTCGAGCCCCGACGCAAGGCGGATGCAGCAGTTGTGGCTGTTGGGCCACACTCGCGAGCCGACGCAAAAGCCGCCCCCATGGAAGTAAAACACCACGGGGAGCTTGGCGGGTGTGGCCGTTGGCCTGGACGTGTGGCTTTTAGGTCTGTACAGACGTAGGGAAATGTTGAGCTTTTCATCGAAAACGACGTCTCTGAAGTCCACGGAGTCGTCGTTAACGACTGATATGGGGAAGTTTATGTCTTTCACAGAGCAGCGATGGACGGATCCGTCGCTAAAGAGTTTGAGAACGCCCATACAGTCTTCGACAATGTGAGGGAGGGAACCCATTTTTCTTTCTGGTGTAAGAATTAAGCTCGATGAGGAGGGGAGGTTTAAACTTCTCCATTTGGTCAGGTGTATATATAGAGTAGTAGTGATAGGAGCAGGACCAAGAGGGAGGGTGGTAGTGGGAATAGAGTGAAATTAGGGGGTTGATTGTGCAAGATTTTTGATGGGGACATTGACATTATTGAAGATGGTGGCATATGCATGCATGGCCATTGGTTATCTTATTGTTTTGAATATGGACCATATGCGGATGGGCTTGGTGGCTCCCTTAGGTGAATGTTGCTATTGCTTGGACGGTTGAAAATTACACCAGCTTTCAGCTTTGATTTGGGAGGtgttcaaattttcaatatgTATCTTACCTCTGTGCGTGATTATccaattataattatttaatatGGTTCTAGTAGTAAGCGATGTGTTGGAAACTTGGAATAGAGATATTAGAACTTGTCCATCTGAGTCGTGTATTATACAAGTTGTTCAACTGTTTGATGGAGATAAGGGTTATCTTTGCTGGTTCACACTCACCAAGTGTGCTTGACAAGTGAATTTCAGGTATTATTTACTAAGAAAATATAGGCATATTGTTTTGGGTCAACTAGGagtattattttttcaaaagaaaacgTCTAAATTGCGTTGTTGCAGATTCGTAGCATTGTAGCTCGACCTTCTAGGCTGTGTTTACATGTCAATGAAGTTAAAAGAGATAGAAGTGTGCTAGAGTTTATTGTTCTAGCTAGAATGAGAAAAATGAGAATTGTGATTCTATCTTATAATGGATAGCGTCGACGCCAAGCCTAGTGTAGTTAAGTACCGTACCAATACCATGTTAGAGTCATCCCGCTTAATTTTTCCAGATCGTCTTGGGCGATATTGTTTGTGTAATTAGCAGGAGCGTTTCACGACTTCCTGTGAACAGGGAGTTCCTTTGTTTGCCAGCAAAAACATTTCAATGATGACGACGTTCGTTCCGAGGTTCCTAGCCCCGAGATTGGAAGTTTTGAACTCGATCGAAATAACTAGGATACTGGCATGAGTGTACGTATGTATGGAAGTAATGGAACTATGGATTCATATTCGCGATCGTGTTCGCTTCAGATTATTGTCTCCAAATCACTGTAGTTATTGGATATGGGATCCATGCATGTTTTTTGAGAGTTGGTCTACTAGTGGAGAAATAGCAAGAACGCGTGGAACCTAGCTAGTTCGATTCATTCTCTCTATCCCACTAAcgtcttaaaaaaaaaaccttcgTTCACATATCGTTATTGATTCAGAATTATCGGGATACAGAGATTACAACCGAGAAGCTTTACTAGTTTATTTAGCAAAGAGACCGAAAATAGACCGGGCACTAGCTAGGTGCTTGGTAACTGGCCGGTAAGTGTCGATAATTAGGATCCCCGATGCTAGCTTTTCGATGGCCACTACGTTCGGAACTCTAGCAAAGCCCTcgtatttttatttctttaaatTCTTTCTTAGTGTTGGTGTCCAACTATGACAATTTCTCAGCTAGCTAGTCATCAAGGTCATGCTTATGAACTTATGACATGTTCCATTGAAGCATATCATTAAGTGCCAATACTAGGCTACCAGCGTACTCTCATTAGTTCTCAATAGTAATGTCAAAGTAAAACAGAAGCTAATtaagcatgcatgcatataacTAGAAGGTCAGGTTATTTTGTCATTCTCATttttagtttgatttcaataaattaagaTCAGTTTGTCctattaaattaaaaaaaactaaaataacatTATATACGTATAGTAAACATGAAAACTGCAACAAAGAGAGATATAGATCTAGATATATAACCAATGGTGGAGCAAAGACTTCATGATGGGTTGGGTGTAAACACAATTACGATAATATATGggctatatataaaaatttaaggTGGgctaatattaatttttttatttcttacacCAAAATTtaacttaaaaataaaaaaatttagtcATTTAAGATGAGTTGTAACCTATCATAAACCCGTGTGTAGCTGCGTCGTCATTGTATACAGCACATTAGATCCCCTCATTCTTCAACCATGATTTAAGATGTGGCTAAAGTATCTCCAAAGGTCGAGGCCTCTGTTCGTACCTAACACTGACACGATCATCAGGAATAAATATTAGCACAGTTTAGTCTTCTTCCCAAATATCTGCATTTATATAGCCAGCAAAAGATCGATGGCAATAATTTACATGTAAATCCAATGAAGTCCATAAAGTTAAAATAAACTCCACTGTCTCTGGAAAATCCATAGTTCACATGCAATGATAGGGTTAGGGCAAACagtgaagaagaaaagattATTACAAATCAGATTGACCGGAAGCCATGCAAGTTGATCGATAAAGAAAGTGGAAGCCTGGGGCTGGAGAGGTAAACTTTTCTTGTTTATATGAAATTTAACCCTTGGTGATTAATTTATGTATGCGTGCATCACGATGGCGGCTGTAAAAGTCGACGTCGACATGGTGATATCAAATTTATCAACTAGCTTGCTCTAATTTGTACCAATTTTTTATCGATTAGTTTTGAGGTTTATCCCTCTTTATAAGTTACCACTAATTAAACTTGTCACTTGTCATCATTCTTTTCGATCGTCTCCCTGCTTCTcgcaaaaagaaaattagtgCATTTCTGGATCCGTTGATTCATAAGGGATTGAACCTTAACATTACATGATAATACTTATGCTTGTACTTCCCAATTTCACTCTTAGGGTTTGCTTCAATAAGATGTTTTATTGCATTCTCTTCATTTGTCTTTTTAACAAGCTAGAATCGGGCTCAGTCTGCGTTGCAACTGAGAAATTGTCATAGTTGATTTCCATGGTCCATGGAGGGTGGAGGTAGGTTCTCCGTTCTCAGTAGTCTATTGGAAACCATGAAGCAACTGCAATTTTATCACTGTAGCTTCTATAGTGAGTGATTACTCTCAGCAAAAAAGTGAGCTTAATAGTTGATAATTCATATATCTGACTTGGCAAATTTTTTCCATGTAAGTAATTTCGTTTATTAACCGGCACGACATGGGCTAACATGCAAATTTGTATATGCTTCTAGAACAAATTGAAAGCCACTAAGCCAGCTTAAAAAACTGATGGGGATATTCCGATCCTAATTGGCTGAAGCTGTCTTTGATGGTGATCGGAGTTCGAAAATAACCTCAAATTTGCTACCGCAGTCGGCAGTCTGATTTCTGTTCAGCTAACTTTTGGTATTGTGTACACCACAAAACTCTTTAGTATTTGTTGCTTTGAAAACTACAGGTAACCGAGGGTATGCCTCGAACAGAAAATGAAAGGAGAAAATGACCTATTTGTTTGATTCTCCACAAGGGGTGGAGAAGTTTGAGTCTGAGTATTCGTCATTGTACAAACGATACTACGTGACGATAGCTTCTAAATCATTGAGAACAGAAGAATTGTATCCAAGACTTTCTTCTACAGGAGACTTTCTAAGTATCACGCTAAATAGGATTTtctaaaacacacacacacttccACATATTGACTTCAACAGAATATGAAGTAGTGGCGGATCCTGGATCACAATACTGTGGATGTTTAAACTtttgtacaaaaaaaaatagcagAGAATTTCGATAGTATgagataattttattaatcaaaatcaaaatttatataaaaaattaataaatttctcgCATATACTAAAAGTTTCTCGCATATTAGTTGATGAATATTTGATCTCTTTAATCACCTCCTCATTATCTAAGATTTAACATTGTTTTTCTCAATATAAATTAATTGACTAGTGAAGACTAATTGAAGGTTGCAGTTGGTCATAAAAATTTAGAGACAATatggaaaaataaatttgaataTTCTAATTTCCAAAGTCTACATTTCTCATAAAATCATGAAGTAATTTGATTTGAACGTTTTTGTTTTAGCTCAAGATTTtacataatattatatatataattatcttTGAAAACGTAGCAGAGTGCTTCGTAGCCTAGTTGGCTGAggagtgagtgagtgagtaACTGAGGGGGACACGCTAATGAGGTTGTGGAAGAAGTGTGAAGTTGAGGAAGAGTCAAATCGGATTCTAGGAGATTTGGGGATGCTTTAGTAAACCCAAGCTAAAGAAATAAAGTTTTAAATACCTaggtttttttctcttttgtcttAGATTGGGGGATGCTTGAGTAACCCCATGGACTAAGGTAGATCCGCTCCTGATATGAAGCAGAATTTCTCCTTTGTACGTAAGAAACTGTAATTCTATTTTGCTCTTAAAACTTTGGTGTGCAAGAAAGAGGACCATGGATTAGGGCGCTTCCACATATTGACTCCAACAGAATATGAAGCAGAATTTCTCTTTTGTACCAATTGTACGTAGAAACTGTACGTAATAGAAGATCGAGATTTAGTGCCTATCGTATGTACGTATGTTGGACTTATTATAGGTCGGACTAACAAACAATCCGGGGATACTTAATTACTGTTTTAAACCCAAGATACCGAAAATACCATTAATAAGAACTTGCATCACTTGTTGGGTCTCACTTCTCCTTTGGCCCATTGCTATAGCCCATCTATCGTTTAGTCCACTTatgagatatatatgtaatagcCTTGTGCTAGTACAAGGCATGAATGAACATCTATCCAGTATTATTTCTGCCTTTACCGTCTTCAGCATTTATTTTTGGTATTTTCATTTCCTGCAACtcaattcttcttttttcaatcAATCAACCCAGATTTAACCCCAAAAAGTGTGAGCCCCAACATTGGTATTAGAGCTAGCACCGTTCCATGATTCGTAACCTTCACCAACAACCTCATTCCTTATCATTTTCCACTGTGTTAGTTGACCCTCCTCACCCACCACCACCCTCTGGCTCTGTTCTTCCCTCTTCCTCTAACTCCTCTGTTGAAACCCAGTTTTCCAACTTCCAAAATACAATCGAGTTCTTGCAAGATTAGAATGATGCTTTGCACTTCTCCATGGAAAAGCTCACACAACATGTCCAGGCTTCTCAAGCTGCCTTTGAAAACAAGATCTCTGCCCAGATTTCTTCGTTGCAAAGCACCATTGTGGCGGCAGCGCTCTACCATCCAGCACACAAACATTCCCCCAAACAGATATGTTCTTGAACCAGTCAAGCGACAACTCCACACCCAACCCTCCTCCCATCATGTGGCATTCTCTCTCAACTCCACCACAACCCACTTTTCCGCCCACCACCCTTCGCAAGCATCACCTCTGGCCGGTATGTTGAGCAGCACCACGTTGTACTCAATGGTCACTATGCCGAACCAAACCACTACTCCACTCCCTCCTCCTGGTTTTACAAACTTCTATGCTCTACCCCACTCTACCCCACCAGTTTTGTTTCACATCCCAATTCATCACAGTTCCCTCTCCGTTACAATTACAGCCTACCTCCAAACTACGAACCGCCGCATTACAAGGCACCAAAGGTGGAGCTTCAACGGTTCAATGGTGAGGATGTATTGGGTTGATGGCAATGGTGGGGCGTTATATGCTCTTCTACAATGTTCCTCTCCATGAACGTGTGTTTCTAGCGTCCTCTCATCTAGGGTCCCTCTACTTCAATTTGGATGAATGCCTTCGAGCAGCGCTACCCCTGGGGTAGCGCTACTTAGGGGTGTAAATGAGCTGAGTCGAGCCGAATACTAAGTTGTTCATGTTTGGCTCGTTTTCATTCGATCAAGCTCGAATCTGgccaaaatttgatttttattctTCATGTTCAAACTTAGCTCGGTTTGAAAAAGCTCGAGCTAGGCTCGGGCcggctcattttattagatgagATCGAACTCGAATCAAGACGGCTTAAATAAtacgaaattaaaattttaaaatttagaaattttaaagaaaatctaAAATCTAACGTCATTtcatcacacaaaatccattttatttgtaataaactaaaaataataacaaatcaaacttgttatagaacttaaagtctttaactaattattcttGAAAAAAACCTTTTACTTTTTTgaactaatattatatttaatattatttctcatataaaaattatactttatatatactataaaagttaatgagtcaaacttaattaataaacgagcCAAGCTTTTAACAAGCCCGAGCTAACTTGCGAGCTAAACGAACCGAATACTTGTTGTTCaaactcggctcattttcaagaTCGGACTAaatattgagctcaaactTGGCTCGTTTAGCTTTACGAACTCGAGTCGAACGGACTAAAAGCAAGCTGAACACGAGCGGCTCAAACCTACTTATAGCCCTAACACTACTTGACAACAATTTGTTACAGCGTTGCTAGACCATTTTGGTACCGACACACCAACGACTTCAAGGCGGCACTATCTCACCTGCAGCAAGAAGACACAGTGGATGAATTCGTAGCGGAGTTCACTAAACTTTCTTGTCGCGCACCGATTTGGTCCCAATGTTTTGTGGTGgcctaaaaatagaaatctgGCATGATGTGTTGGCATTTGATCCTCGCTCCTTTGCATATGCACACCGCCCGGCCCGCCGGTTTGAGGTGAAAGTCAAGGGCAACAAAGCAGCTGCCCTCCGATCACCCGAATTGTCACTATGGCACATGACCAACCACGCCTCAGTGTCTCCCTCCATTTTGTCCTCTTCCACATCAATCACCACCAACCCTGGACCACTGACAACACAACCTCCACACCATAAATTCATCCCGCGATATTCTAATCCATCCAAACTTCGTACATTTTTAAGTGCCGAAATGAGGGAGCGCCGAAATGAGGGAGCACCGAAATGAGGGAGCGACGTGCCAAGGGATTGTGTGACAACTGTGACAAGAATATTCTCGGAACCACGTCTACAATAACCCTTTTTTGCCCTATTAGAGCCACCAACTTGTGAGGAGAACCACCAAGAGTTTCTTAATGCTCAACCCACGTTGGATGAGTCCGACAAAGGTCCGAATGTGTTGCCATTACATGccatttcaaaatcttcaatgAGTCAGGTTCTCATATTGCATGGATCGATTGTCGGCAAACCTATTCGTGTGTTTATCGATTGCGGTTCAACATCGAATTTTTTGAACAACCATTGcttggaaatttggtggtacGATTGACTTGGGGAGGAACCACCGATTTATGTTGACATCAGGCCATCACCTCAGTCTAGCGGGTACGGCACGCCAGTCACAGTGAATATACAATTCTATACTTTCACTGATGACTTCTTACTCCTCCCAGTCGAAGGGTGTGACTTAGTTCTAGGAGTTAAATGGTTGAGCAATCTTGGTTTTATTGGAAATGCTGAGTGCAAGGGTCATTCGGCGCAGTTCTAGCCCATTTTCTTCACTGGTGCGTTtggtgaagaagaaggaagtaACATGGCCTTTTTGCGTCAATTACCGGGAACTCAATGCCACCACCGTAAAAGATCGATTTCCAATTCCGACAGTGGATGAATTGTTGGATGAGTTACATAGGGAAAAGTTCTTCATGACATTGGACTTATGATCCAGGTACCACTAAATTGGTATGCATGAGAGTGACAATGAGACAACAGTCTTTTGTACTCGCGACagacattatgagtttttgGTTATGCCGTTTGGACTCACAAATGCTCTGTCGACATTTCAAGCTTGCATGAACGAATTGCTCAAATAATGCACGTAAGTTTGTATTAGTTTTCTTTGATGacattttaatatatagtGTTTATTTAAAGAGCCACTTGGAACATATACACACTGTGTTCAATGTCTTACAACAAAATCAGCTAAAACTTAAATTGTCAAAGTGTTCTTTGATTCAAAACAAAGTTTAATACTTGGGACATGTGGTGGATACCCAAGGTGTCTCTATGGATCCAGAGAAGGTGAAATGCATGAAGGAGTGGCCCAATTCCAAAACTCCAAAATAATTGCGCGGTTTACTTAGTTTTGCAGGGTATTATTGCCGTTTGTGGCCAATTTTGGAGT contains:
- the LOC126799116 gene encoding LOW QUALITY PROTEIN: probable carboxylesterase 15 (The sequence of the model RefSeq protein was modified relative to this genomic sequence to represent the inferred CDS: substituted 1 base at 1 genomic stop codon) produces the protein MAMHAYATIFNNVNVPIKNLAQSTPXFHSIPTTTLPLGPAPITTTLYIHLTKWRSLNLPSSSSLILTPERKMGSLPHIVEDCMGVLKLFSDGSVHRCSVKDINFPISVVNDDSVDFRDVVFDEKLNISLRLYRPKSHTSRPTATPAKLPVVFYFHGGGFCVGSRVWPNSHNCCIRLASGLDALVVAPDYRLAPEHKLPAALDDAMSAVEWLQREALMSEGGSDDCDAWLGGGLVDFDRVYVVGDSSGGNMAHHVAVRLGAGSVKAAPVRVRGYVLLAPFFGGEGRTKSEEGPPEMFLNLEILDRFWRLSMPKGETRDHPMVNPFGPNSPSLKEVDLDPILAIAGGNEMLKDRVEIYSRRLKELGKKIEYVEFDGQQHGFLTNYPYSEVANEALQVIKRFIIENSS